The Claveliimonas bilis genome window below encodes:
- a CDS encoding leucine-rich repeat domain-containing protein: MYLAVAEYSLSVDKFSYDSGGKLCVCQDGRVPACLKHVDGTVLHETAHLKVLLFHIPAAHSVLSASSEKDGKGNKSSFISQSGNFNVVFYGKQDVSLEADGDKFCLGKLYVEDESVFKEMALESGNYISAYTCTVNTSKWTFAARQNLSSATESANWSANVESAFRGVATQSAFQSNSSQLTAEENQFVNALASVWINTLNTPLCEGFVESSSVQQELRFEINGKECVLKSKGVAFGFGGVNAVYLNVDGASYDSTVGIVSNANVKEFSEKAQKYLAENMKSELIGYASGGIAGVLQGTFGWGDITTSVVKKFVEKAVKNVCIDSSVLNTSDSKSVQDLKKSFKVLDILSKSAKTMSVKAADHSAESIKVPEEEQEEIVIPALSPTVKDDWLRQELIDVLGDDGSGEPDFSKADEITNLDLSDGYIRDLNGLQYFDNLEELDIANNEITDLSPIFGLRNLKKLDASGQYLSNLGALASLGELTELQLADNELTTLSSLKKLTKLERLDVSGNEILVFGTAGTLQNLQYLNVADNPMKEIDLSGLSDLVNLTELNISGCGLESLDGINTEKLSVLNASNNKINSVDALAKAESLVSLDLSYNAIAEAEALKTYINLQQLSLEGNPLEGLDWMETLARLISVNLSCTNLTEEDLAHMQNLKQLQTLDLSGNMIFGLSVLTDLEGLQEINVSNTPLNNADIQTLKEKGIAVINETILPAVQNMYFINNNVEIDQEGNYWQDPVCYPSGSILENAVWTSSDEKIATVDPSGIVTAQRAGSVEIRVTTADGELTAAYQIHIEGGTTGDINADGQINLVDLMKCLNHVGRKELLEGEALKAADINGDGTVNLVDLMRLLNYVGRKTSAL; the protein is encoded by the coding sequence TTGTACCTGGCAGTAGCAGAGTACAGCTTATCTGTAGATAAATTCAGTTATGACTCTGGCGGAAAGCTCTGCGTTTGTCAAGATGGAAGGGTGCCCGCCTGTCTGAAACATGTGGATGGAACGGTCCTGCACGAGACGGCTCATCTCAAGGTACTCCTCTTCCATATTCCTGCGGCACATAGTGTCCTCTCTGCTTCCAGTGAAAAGGATGGGAAGGGAAATAAAAGCAGCTTTATTTCTCAAAGCGGCAATTTCAATGTTGTGTTCTATGGGAAGCAGGATGTTTCCCTTGAGGCAGATGGAGATAAATTCTGCCTGGGGAAACTGTATGTAGAAGACGAGAGCGTATTCAAGGAGATGGCTTTGGAAAGCGGAAATTATATAAGCGCCTATACATGTACTGTGAATACCTCGAAATGGACATTTGCAGCCAGACAAAATCTGTCCTCTGCTACAGAGAGCGCCAATTGGAGCGCAAATGTGGAAAGCGCGTTCCGGGGCGTAGCGACACAGAGCGCTTTTCAGTCCAATAGCAGTCAGCTGACAGCAGAAGAAAATCAATTTGTAAACGCGCTGGCATCTGTATGGATCAACACACTGAATACACCTCTTTGCGAGGGATTTGTGGAGTCATCCAGTGTGCAGCAGGAATTACGATTTGAGATAAACGGGAAGGAGTGTGTCCTGAAAAGTAAAGGCGTTGCATTTGGATTTGGCGGGGTGAACGCTGTGTATCTAAATGTGGACGGGGCTTCTTATGACTCAACTGTGGGAATCGTATCAAATGCAAATGTAAAAGAATTTTCAGAAAAGGCTCAAAAATATCTGGCTGAAAATATGAAGAGTGAGCTTATCGGATATGCTAGCGGTGGTATTGCTGGAGTCCTGCAAGGCACATTTGGCTGGGGGGATATTACAACGTCCGTAGTAAAGAAATTTGTAGAAAAAGCAGTAAAAAATGTCTGCATAGATTCTTCAGTGTTGAACACCAGTGACAGTAAAAGTGTTCAGGATTTAAAGAAGAGCTTCAAGGTATTGGATATACTTTCGAAAAGTGCGAAAACCATGTCTGTCAAAGCAGCGGATCATTCAGCGGAAAGTATAAAAGTACCGGAAGAAGAGCAGGAAGAAATTGTGATCCCCGCTTTATCGCCGACTGTAAAAGATGACTGGCTGCGGCAAGAACTGATAGATGTTCTGGGGGACGATGGATCGGGAGAACCGGATTTTAGTAAGGCTGATGAAATCACAAATCTGGATCTTTCAGACGGATACATCAGAGATTTAAACGGACTTCAGTATTTTGATAACCTGGAAGAACTGGATATAGCAAATAATGAGATTACTGATCTGTCGCCTATATTTGGGCTGCGGAATTTAAAAAAGTTAGACGCCAGCGGACAGTACCTCTCTAATCTGGGTGCGCTTGCCTCTTTAGGAGAACTTACGGAGCTGCAGCTTGCGGATAATGAACTGACCACCCTGTCTTCGCTGAAAAAACTGACTAAACTTGAACGATTGGACGTCAGCGGAAATGAAATCCTGGTTTTCGGAACGGCAGGAACGCTGCAGAATCTACAGTATTTGAATGTGGCAGATAATCCTATGAAAGAAATAGATTTGTCAGGTTTATCAGACCTTGTGAATTTGACAGAACTGAATATCAGCGGATGCGGCCTTGAATCATTGGATGGAATTAACACGGAAAAGCTCTCAGTACTGAATGCTTCAAATAATAAGATCAACAGTGTAGATGCGTTGGCGAAAGCGGAGAGTTTGGTAAGCCTTGATCTGTCTTACAATGCAATAGCAGAAGCGGAGGCATTGAAGACTTACATAAATCTTCAGCAGCTGTCGCTGGAAGGAAATCCCCTGGAGGGATTAGATTGGATGGAGACTTTGGCCCGCTTGATCAGTGTCAATCTGTCATGTACGAATCTGACAGAAGAAGATCTGGCGCATATGCAGAACCTGAAGCAATTGCAGACACTGGATCTGTCCGGAAATATGATTTTCGGATTGTCTGTACTGACAGATTTAGAGGGCTTGCAGGAGATCAATGTGTCCAATACTCCGCTGAATAATGCAGATATTCAGACATTGAAGGAAAAGGGAATTGCGGTAATTAACGAAACCATTCTGCCGGCAGTTCAAAATATGTATTTTATAAATAATAATGTAGAAATTGATCAGGAGGGAAACTATTGGCAGGATCCTGTATGTTATCCTTCCGGCAGCATTTTAGAAAATGCAGTGTGGACAAGCAGTGATGAAAAAATTGCCACGGTGGATCCGTCTGGAATTGTAACAGCACAAAGAGCTGGGAGTGTAGAAATCAGGGTAACTACTGCGGATGGTGAATTGACGGCAGCTTATCAGATTCATATCGAAGGCGGAACAACGGGAGACATCAATGCAGACGGACAAATCAATCTTGTGGATTTGATGAAGTGCCTGAACCATGTGGGAAGAAAAGAACTCCTGGAAGGTGAGGCTTTGAAAGCGGCAGATATCAATGGAGATGGAACAGTGAATCTTGTAGATTTGATGAGACTGTTGAACTATGTAGGGAGAAAGACATCTGCGCTATGA
- a CDS encoding ABC transporter ATP-binding protein gives MAEIQLNHVYKKFDDGVTAVKNFTLDIQDRDFVVFVGPSGCGKSTTLRMIAGLEKISDGTLVIDGKKMNDVQSCDRDIAMVFQNYALYPHMTVAENMAYSLRLKHVPKKERRQKVEEVAKILGLEAVLDRKPAELSGGQKQRVAMGRAIVRQPKAFLMDEPLSNLDAKLRTQMRREIQKLYRELNSTFIYVTHDQTEAMTLGTKIVVMKAGEIQQIASPEMLYNEPANVFVAGFIGMPPMNFFRGRCQMRYEKVYVSTAGMQIELPPDMADRVKKKSELGKDVIIGVRPEDMLIADEGVESKVRVYEMLGSETYLYFDHDGGTVAVRTAADTPIRKGDRVHFNFRKDKIHLFDAQTEERI, from the coding sequence GTGGCTGAAATTCAGTTAAACCATGTTTATAAAAAATTTGATGATGGAGTTACCGCGGTAAAGAATTTTACCCTGGATATACAGGACAGGGATTTCGTGGTCTTTGTAGGACCTTCCGGGTGTGGAAAATCCACCACCCTGCGCATGATTGCCGGTCTGGAGAAGATCTCCGACGGCACTCTTGTGATCGATGGGAAGAAGATGAATGATGTACAGTCCTGCGACAGGGATATAGCCATGGTATTCCAGAATTATGCTCTCTATCCACATATGACAGTGGCGGAGAATATGGCATACAGCCTGAGGCTGAAGCATGTGCCGAAAAAAGAACGCAGACAGAAAGTGGAGGAAGTGGCAAAGATCCTGGGACTGGAAGCGGTGCTGGACAGAAAGCCGGCAGAGCTTTCCGGCGGACAGAAGCAGAGAGTGGCCATGGGGCGCGCCATCGTGCGGCAGCCGAAGGCCTTTCTCATGGATGAGCCTTTGTCCAACCTGGACGCCAAGCTCAGGACCCAGATGAGGAGGGAGATTCAGAAGCTGTACAGGGAACTGAACAGTACATTTATCTACGTGACCCATGACCAGACAGAGGCCATGACGCTGGGGACAAAGATCGTGGTTATGAAAGCCGGCGAGATCCAGCAGATCGCCTCCCCGGAAATGCTGTACAATGAACCGGCCAATGTGTTCGTGGCAGGATTTATCGGCATGCCGCCCATGAATTTCTTCAGAGGCAGATGCCAGATGCGCTATGAGAAGGTCTATGTCAGCACAGCGGGTATGCAGATCGAGCTGCCCCCGGACATGGCTGACCGGGTAAAGAAAAAAAGCGAGCTTGGGAAGGACGTCATTATCGGCGTGCGCCCGGAGGATATGCTGATCGCGGACGAGGGAGTAGAAAGCAAGGTCCGTGTCTATGAGATGCTGGGCTCGGAGACATATCTGTATTTCGATCACGATGGGGGAACTGTGGCAGTCAGAACAGCGGCAGACACTCCCATCCGCAAAGGAGACAGAGTGCACTTCAACTTCCGAAAGGACAAGATCCATCTGTTTGACGCTCAGACAGAGGAGAGAATATAA
- a CDS encoding HAD family hydrolase, producing MIRGILFDKDGTLVDFFSLWLKAALEVTPAFLRENNLDDNAQMTDYVLRAMGVEDGKVDPKGALAYKSYQEIAEDICRALEEKGIVLDTGRVQEQLERLFNGSVTSGDISYRELTDIGQVMRDLKGKGICVGLATADTLYSAESCLKKLGTYQEFDYVGADDGIRKPKPEADMFLEFQNKFHLKPEEIAVVGDTYNDVVFAKNNGGIAIGVLSGVSSEEDFRGEADYILNSIQELPQLLERME from the coding sequence ATGATCAGAGGAATTTTATTTGACAAAGATGGAACCCTGGTGGATTTTTTCTCCCTGTGGCTTAAGGCGGCTCTGGAAGTGACTCCGGCGTTTTTACGAGAAAACAACCTGGACGACAACGCGCAGATGACCGATTATGTGCTGCGGGCCATGGGCGTGGAAGACGGGAAAGTGGATCCTAAAGGTGCGCTTGCCTACAAGTCCTACCAGGAGATCGCGGAAGATATCTGCCGGGCGCTGGAAGAAAAAGGCATTGTCCTGGATACCGGCAGGGTTCAGGAGCAGCTGGAGCGGCTCTTTAACGGGAGTGTCACCAGCGGAGACATCAGCTACAGAGAGCTGACAGATATCGGACAGGTCATGCGGGATCTGAAAGGAAAAGGGATCTGCGTGGGACTTGCCACGGCTGACACCCTGTACTCGGCAGAGAGCTGTCTGAAAAAGCTGGGCACATACCAGGAATTTGACTATGTAGGAGCCGATGACGGTATCCGAAAACCCAAGCCGGAGGCGGATATGTTCCTGGAGTTTCAGAACAAATTTCATCTGAAACCGGAGGAGATCGCCGTGGTGGGAGACACTTACAATGATGTTGTGTTTGCAAAGAACAACGGCGGCATTGCCATTGGAGTCTTAAGCGGCGTCAGCAGCGAGGAAGACTTCCGGGGCGAGGCGGACTATATTCTGAATTCCATCCAGGAGCTGCCGCAGCTTCTGGAGCGGATGGAATAA
- a CDS encoding CehA/McbA family metallohydrolase, protein MKETLTFTISRKADNLHREPVQVPCDTENLYIQVDLPDEFRYMSFIIVEDPDGRVRLQKQLAWGEQNLGIGAGPEDTTIGGVPGRIQAGTWQVGLGIFTEYLNQRLGEREGQITMTVSDEKGAVSDPMDTCWVDDGLAISPEKYRWDRICGTKKQWYKGDFHTHTRLSDGKESLERAMKKAQDMEMDFYVPTEHNLMHTGWCNTSLCILPGIEVTTDKGHMNLFGITKMPERIMDIVAHNGEEIVDTYMEETIQEARRNHWITSINHPFLTIWKWLYEQTDLRDIDCLEIINDPTYTDAPDSNEKAVRFLDALWQDGHRIYGVGGSDSHNLVEERYEGADLPSIPGDPATWVCCGDLSPENLMTAVKAGHMCVTRFCKMTPVIHAAGETFLPGDELPEEARTVTIQAVVEGLSEQPEISLVKNGSFEKLEVKELGNGAWEVLAETDLEERQWQWIRLEIRSSKKQLLGYMNPVFKGQKISRYRTFGEINKMMDEP, encoded by the coding sequence ATGAAAGAGACACTGACATTTACCATCAGCCGCAAAGCGGACAATCTGCACAGGGAACCGGTACAGGTTCCCTGTGATACAGAAAACCTGTATATCCAGGTGGATCTTCCGGATGAGTTCCGGTACATGAGCTTTATCATTGTGGAAGATCCAGACGGCCGCGTCCGGCTGCAGAAGCAGCTTGCCTGGGGAGAACAGAACCTGGGCATCGGGGCAGGACCGGAGGATACCACAATCGGAGGCGTGCCCGGCAGGATCCAGGCGGGCACATGGCAGGTAGGACTTGGTATTTTCACAGAATATCTGAACCAGAGACTGGGGGAAAGAGAAGGACAGATCACCATGACAGTGTCCGATGAAAAGGGCGCTGTCTCAGATCCGATGGATACCTGCTGGGTGGATGACGGGCTGGCTATCTCGCCGGAGAAGTACCGCTGGGACAGAATATGTGGAACGAAAAAGCAGTGGTACAAGGGTGATTTCCACACCCATACAAGGCTGTCTGACGGCAAGGAGTCCCTGGAAAGAGCCATGAAGAAGGCACAGGATATGGAGATGGATTTCTACGTGCCGACAGAGCACAACCTGATGCACACAGGATGGTGCAATACATCCCTGTGTATCCTTCCCGGCATAGAAGTGACGACGGACAAAGGGCACATGAACCTGTTTGGTATCACAAAGATGCCGGAGCGCATCATGGACATCGTGGCCCACAATGGGGAGGAGATCGTGGATACCTATATGGAGGAGACCATACAGGAGGCCAGAAGAAATCACTGGATCACAAGCATCAATCATCCTTTCCTCACCATCTGGAAATGGCTCTATGAACAGACGGATCTGCGCGACATAGACTGCCTGGAGATCATCAATGATCCCACGTACACAGACGCTCCGGACTCCAACGAGAAGGCGGTGCGCTTTCTGGACGCGCTGTGGCAGGACGGACACAGGATCTACGGTGTGGGAGGCAGCGACTCACACAATCTGGTGGAGGAGCGCTACGAGGGGGCGGATCTTCCGTCTATCCCCGGCGATCCGGCTACATGGGTCTGCTGCGGCGATCTGTCACCGGAAAATCTGATGACAGCCGTGAAGGCGGGACATATGTGTGTGACCCGGTTCTGTAAAATGACGCCGGTGATCCATGCGGCAGGAGAAACATTCCTGCCCGGGGACGAACTTCCGGAGGAAGCCAGGACAGTCACCATACAGGCTGTCGTGGAGGGGCTTTCTGAACAGCCGGAGATCTCCCTTGTGAAAAACGGCAGCTTTGAGAAGCTGGAAGTAAAAGAACTGGGAAATGGCGCCTGGGAAGTCCTGGCGGAGACAGACCTGGAAGAAAGGCAGTGGCAGTGGATACGTCTGGAGATCCGCAGCAGCAAAAAGCAGCTTCTTGGTTACATGAACCCTGTGTTCAAGGGACAGAAGATATCCAGATATCGCACATTCGGCGAAATAAATAAGATGATGGATGAACCATAA
- a CDS encoding ABC transporter substrate-binding protein, translated as MKKRIVSALLLCAMATSLLAGCGGSSASETTTTADGKIQIDLWYSGGKTAVNVFQEIVDDFNASQDQYEVATTTQADYTETYEKLQAGIAGKNAPDMALLDTDKSRNLSEKNLVADINEYVEADDEFDKDDYIEVFYEQGVDADGKLFALPAYGTTQVLYYNKQIFSDAGIDPTTIKTWQDLEAAAEKITTDDGSVIGWEPMWGYANLVDAALSNGASLISEDGETCLINSPEWVDVWESFRQWIHDDQIMKVHSGGQGWEYWYTTIDDVLQNKAGGYTGSSGDQADLDFSIVGAIEQPGFGDNPSAPTADALQLVMLEGSSDEEKQGVYEFMKYFTTPENQAKWSMATGYVAVRESTQEVPDFKAYTDENPHALVPLQQSMHGTSALVDPTGGKILDALKIAADQVELENVPAQEALDAAQETAQEALDAL; from the coding sequence ATGAAAAAAAGAATTGTATCAGCACTTTTATTATGCGCAATGGCAACCTCTCTTCTGGCTGGCTGCGGCGGTAGCTCCGCTTCTGAGACAACTACCACAGCAGACGGAAAGATCCAGATCGATCTGTGGTATTCCGGAGGAAAGACGGCTGTAAATGTATTCCAGGAGATCGTGGATGATTTCAATGCCTCACAGGATCAGTACGAGGTAGCGACTACAACCCAGGCAGACTACACAGAGACATATGAGAAACTTCAGGCAGGTATTGCAGGAAAGAACGCGCCGGACATGGCACTTCTTGACACAGACAAGTCCAGAAACCTTTCCGAAAAGAACCTTGTGGCAGATATTAACGAGTATGTAGAGGCTGATGATGAGTTTGACAAAGACGACTACATTGAAGTTTTCTATGAGCAGGGCGTGGATGCAGACGGAAAGCTGTTTGCCCTTCCGGCATATGGAACCACACAGGTACTGTACTACAACAAACAGATCTTTTCAGACGCAGGCATTGACCCAACCACCATCAAGACATGGCAAGATCTTGAGGCAGCAGCAGAGAAGATCACTACAGACGACGGCTCTGTCATCGGTTGGGAGCCTATGTGGGGCTACGCAAACCTGGTGGATGCTGCCTTAAGCAACGGCGCTTCCCTGATCAGCGAGGACGGGGAGACATGTCTGATCAACTCACCAGAGTGGGTAGATGTGTGGGAGAGCTTCCGTCAGTGGATCCACGATGACCAGATCATGAAAGTACATTCCGGTGGACAGGGATGGGAGTACTGGTATACAACCATTGACGATGTGCTTCAGAACAAGGCCGGCGGATACACAGGATCCTCAGGAGACCAGGCAGACCTTGACTTCAGCATTGTGGGAGCCATCGAGCAGCCGGGATTTGGCGACAATCCGTCCGCACCTACAGCAGACGCACTGCAGCTTGTTATGCTGGAGGGATCCTCTGATGAAGAGAAGCAGGGCGTGTATGAATTTATGAAATACTTCACAACACCGGAGAACCAGGCAAAATGGTCCATGGCTACAGGATACGTGGCAGTGCGTGAGTCCACACAGGAAGTGCCGGATTTCAAAGCCTACACAGATGAGAACCCCCATGCACTTGTACCTCTGCAGCAGTCCATGCACGGCACATCAGCCCTTGTAGACCCGACGGGAGGCAAGATCCTTGACGCACTGAAGATCGCGGCAGACCAGGTAGAGCTGGAGAATGTTCCGGCACAGGAGGCGCTGGACGCAGCACAGGAAACAGCACAGGAGGCGCTGGACGCGTTATAA
- a CDS encoding carbohydrate ABC transporter permease, with product MKIKTGIQKTGKIIILLVFCVFTVFPFIWMVLSALKTKAEVMDVSAFFPAEFQWQNFYEVIFNSPLLKYVANSLYVSAFTLLIQIVTGAMIAYAIVFMNFKGKKVLFAIIMGTYMLPTAATYIPSYIILANWGLLNTYTGLIISGCVSIFGIFLLRQAFMQVPAGMIEAARIDGASHWQILWRVVCPMTKSSFITMGLMNFITCYNNYMWPSLITDTDEKMLVSQGLRKFFIEGGAYGTEWPLVMAGSAIIVLPLLILFAFTQKWFINGIGGDTGMKG from the coding sequence ATGAAGATAAAAACAGGAATTCAAAAGACAGGAAAAATCATCATACTTCTTGTGTTCTGCGTATTTACAGTGTTCCCTTTCATCTGGATGGTGCTGAGTGCACTGAAGACAAAGGCGGAAGTTATGGATGTGTCTGCCTTCTTCCCGGCAGAATTTCAGTGGCAGAATTTTTATGAAGTCATCTTTAACTCCCCGCTTCTGAAATACGTGGCAAACAGCTTGTATGTATCTGCATTTACACTGCTGATACAGATTGTCACAGGGGCCATGATCGCCTATGCCATCGTGTTTATGAACTTTAAGGGTAAGAAAGTTCTGTTTGCCATTATCATGGGAACGTACATGCTGCCCACGGCAGCCACCTATATTCCCAGCTACATCATTCTGGCCAACTGGGGACTTCTGAATACATACACAGGCCTTATTATCTCGGGATGTGTCAGCATATTCGGCATCTTCCTTCTCAGACAGGCCTTCATGCAGGTGCCTGCGGGAATGATCGAGGCGGCCAGGATAGACGGGGCAAGCCACTGGCAGATCCTCTGGAGAGTGGTGTGCCCCATGACAAAGTCCTCTTTTATCACCATGGGACTTATGAATTTTATCACCTGTTACAACAACTACATGTGGCCGTCCCTTATCACGGACACAGACGAGAAAATGCTGGTGTCCCAGGGACTTAGAAAGTTCTTTATCGAAGGAGGCGCCTACGGAACCGAGTGGCCCCTTGTTATGGCGGGAAGCGCCATCATCGTCCTGCCGCTTCTGATCCTCTTTGCCTTTACCCAGAAATGGTTTATCAACGGCATCGGCGGAGATACGGGTATGAAGGGCTAG
- a CDS encoding carbohydrate ABC transporter permease, translating to MKKRINFRKVGSVWLFVLPALIPLIVFWIYPILRSVYISFTDWDYMSPTYNFVFLDNFIALFKDDRFYDALWNTLVFTVGTLVPTIVLGLLLALLMQKAFKGSGIVKFILFSPWITPTVAISIVWTWIYDPDTGIANAVLEFLHLPALQWIKSSETAMLAVIIVTVWKSLGYAMIFYLSALEKVPGELYEASGLDGAKSWQRFRDVTLPCISPTTFFLVIITMVSSLQAYDQIQILTQGGPSGSTRTLLYMYYQLGFEEFNMGQATAVAIVMIILTVFLSTIQFTASKKWVHY from the coding sequence ATGAAAAAAAGGATTAATTTCCGAAAGGTGGGAAGTGTGTGGCTGTTTGTCCTGCCTGCACTGATCCCGCTGATCGTGTTCTGGATTTACCCGATACTTCGGTCAGTCTACATCAGTTTTACAGACTGGGATTACATGTCGCCAACATACAATTTTGTATTTCTTGACAACTTTATAGCGCTTTTTAAGGACGACCGTTTCTACGATGCACTGTGGAATACACTTGTATTTACTGTGGGAACCCTGGTTCCCACCATCGTACTGGGACTGCTCCTGGCGCTGCTGATGCAGAAGGCGTTCAAAGGAAGCGGGATCGTGAAGTTCATTCTGTTTTCCCCGTGGATCACGCCTACAGTGGCAATTTCCATTGTGTGGACCTGGATCTATGATCCGGACACCGGAATTGCAAACGCAGTGCTGGAATTTCTGCATCTTCCGGCACTGCAGTGGATAAAAAGTTCCGAGACAGCCATGCTGGCGGTGATCATTGTGACTGTCTGGAAGAGCCTGGGATACGCTATGATCTTCTACCTGTCGGCTCTGGAGAAAGTTCCGGGAGAGCTGTACGAGGCAAGCGGCCTTGACGGGGCGAAGAGCTGGCAGAGATTCCGGGATGTGACGCTGCCGTGTATCTCCCCCACCACATTTTTCCTGGTGATCATTACAATGGTCAGTTCCCTGCAGGCCTATGATCAGATACAGATCCTGACCCAGGGCGGCCCGTCGGGAAGCACAAGGACGCTGCTGTATATGTACTATCAGCTTGGATTTGAGGAATTTAATATGGGACAGGCTACAGCGGTGGCTATCGTCATGATCATTCTGACGGTGTTCCTGTCAACCATACAGTTCACAGCATCCAAAAAATGGGTTCACTATTAG
- a CDS encoding MATE family efflux transporter translates to MFRRILKQALPTMIAFTMSGMYSVVDGLFVGKAAGDIGLAAINIAWPIPAVITALGVGIGTGGSVLYSNMMGKGDREGCRRMFNTTATLLVLAGILLSLFLFLVRDPLLQILGAEGEVLEEAQKYTGIIIAGGVLQVCGTGITPILRNMNLSFAAMISMVTGFAVNIGVNYYLMFPMGMGIRGAAWGTVTAQLVVLVISVAVLLKAYKEKARPALEGKLAAGICRSGVTAFGVSLAPTVALIFTNWQCLRYGGNAAVACYAVISYIVFPVQYLLTGIGDGVQPLLSYYNGAGKPAELAQVRKTARAGAGVLGVITMAAVFICTPHLARWFGLSDEAVVFFETGMRISALAFLVTGFVKFNLSYLNAVLKTKLAVILTFAESLIVSPAYLFLLPVAVGMSGIWISLPATAVTMLVIYGIINRKEMSYEKKD, encoded by the coding sequence ATGTTCAGACGAATTTTAAAACAGGCGCTCCCGACCATGATCGCATTCACGATGTCAGGCATGTACAGTGTGGTGGACGGACTGTTTGTGGGAAAAGCGGCGGGGGACATCGGACTTGCGGCGATCAATATCGCCTGGCCGATACCGGCAGTGATCACTGCGCTGGGAGTCGGGATCGGAACAGGCGGAAGCGTCCTCTATTCCAATATGATGGGGAAAGGGGACCGGGAAGGCTGCAGGAGAATGTTCAATACCACAGCGACCCTTCTTGTCCTGGCTGGTATTCTCCTGTCACTTTTCCTCTTTCTTGTGAGAGATCCTCTTCTTCAGATCTTAGGGGCGGAAGGTGAGGTGCTGGAAGAGGCACAGAAGTACACAGGCATCATTATCGCGGGAGGCGTGCTCCAGGTATGCGGTACCGGTATCACTCCCATCCTGCGGAACATGAACCTGTCCTTCGCGGCCATGATCAGCATGGTGACCGGATTTGCGGTCAATATCGGAGTCAACTATTATCTGATGTTTCCAATGGGAATGGGGATACGGGGTGCGGCCTGGGGCACGGTGACAGCCCAGCTTGTGGTCCTCGTCATCAGCGTGGCGGTTCTTCTTAAGGCTTACAAAGAGAAAGCCCGTCCGGCTCTGGAGGGAAAGCTGGCCGCAGGGATCTGCCGCAGCGGCGTCACGGCTTTCGGCGTATCCCTGGCTCCCACGGTGGCTCTGATCTTCACCAACTGGCAGTGCCTGCGGTACGGTGGAAACGCGGCGGTAGCCTGCTATGCAGTGATCTCCTATATTGTGTTTCCGGTACAGTACCTTCTCACCGGCATAGGAGACGGCGTGCAGCCGCTGCTCAGCTACTACAACGGAGCAGGAAAGCCTGCGGAGCTGGCACAGGTCAGAAAGACAGCAAGAGCCGGAGCCGGTGTGCTGGGAGTCATCACCATGGCAGCAGTGTTTATCTGTACGCCGCACCTGGCCCGGTGGTTCGGGCTTTCGGATGAGGCGGTTGTATTTTTTGAAACCGGCATGCGGATCAGCGCACTTGCCTTTCTTGTGACAGGCTTTGTCAAATTCAATCTGTCCTATCTGAATGCAGTGCTGAAGACGAAGCTGGCCGTGATCCTCACGTTTGCAGAAAGTCTGATCGTCTCGCCGGCGTATCTGTTTCTGCTTCCGGTGGCTGTGGGGATGTCCGGCATATGGATCTCACTGCCCGCAACGGCGGTTACAATGCTTGTGATCTATGGAATTATAAACAGAAAGGAAATGAGTTATGAAAAAAAGGATTAA